The Thermobispora bispora DSM 43833 genome window below encodes:
- the cbiQ gene encoding cobalt ECF transporter T component CbiQ — translation MSAGHRLHLPGDTPVHRLPPQCKLAATLAFAVAVVATPRERFWAFGVYALLLAGVALAARVPAAFLLRRMTIEVPFVLFAVAIPIIGMGERVEVLGVPLSVEGLWASWNILAKATLGVAASILLAATTEPRMLLYGAERLRLPQLMVQIAMFMLRYLDVILDEMRRMRIARESRGFVARDLRQAPVLAKSLGALFIRAYERGERVHIAMLSRGYTGRMPVIDELPASGRQWAAAASVPVLAAVTAVLAWTLP, via the coding sequence ATGAGCGCCGGGCACCGGCTCCACCTCCCGGGCGACACCCCGGTCCACCGGCTGCCCCCGCAGTGCAAGCTCGCCGCCACCCTGGCCTTCGCCGTCGCGGTGGTCGCCACCCCGCGCGAGCGGTTCTGGGCGTTCGGCGTGTACGCGCTCCTGCTCGCGGGCGTGGCGCTCGCCGCCCGGGTGCCGGCCGCGTTCCTGCTGCGCCGGATGACGATCGAGGTGCCGTTCGTCCTCTTCGCCGTGGCGATCCCGATCATCGGCATGGGCGAGCGGGTCGAGGTGCTGGGCGTCCCGCTGAGCGTCGAGGGCCTCTGGGCGAGCTGGAACATCCTCGCCAAGGCGACCCTCGGGGTGGCGGCCTCGATCCTGCTGGCCGCGACCACGGAGCCGCGGATGCTGCTCTACGGCGCCGAGCGGCTCCGCCTGCCGCAGCTCATGGTGCAGATCGCGATGTTCATGCTCCGCTACCTGGACGTGATCCTCGATGAGATGCGGCGGATGCGGATCGCCCGGGAGTCGCGGGGCTTCGTGGCCCGGGACCTGCGGCAGGCCCCGGTGCTGGCCAAGTCGCTCGGCGCGCTCTTCATCCGCGCCTACGAGCGCGGGGAGCGGGTGCACATCGCCATGCTGAGCCGCGGCTACACCGGCCGGATGCCGGTGATCGACGAGCTGCCCGCGTCGGGCCGGCAGTGGGCCGCCGCCGCGTCGGTCCCGGTGCTCGCCGCGGTCACCGCCGTGCTCGCGTGGACCCTGCCGTGA
- a CDS encoding PPOX class F420-dependent oxidoreductase — translation MLPDSARELFDGVNHATVACLNPDGSPHTSVVWVKTDGGDILFSTVKGRRKHRNILRDPRVSILVMDSGNPYRYAEVRGIATMIDDPEADLIQELSRKYTGRPWDVHPDGERVIVRITPKKVFVR, via the coding sequence TTGCTGCCGGACTCCGCCCGTGAGCTCTTCGACGGTGTCAACCACGCGACCGTCGCGTGCCTCAACCCGGACGGCTCGCCGCACACCTCGGTGGTCTGGGTGAAGACGGACGGCGGCGACATCCTCTTCTCCACGGTGAAGGGCCGCCGCAAGCACCGGAACATCCTCCGGGACCCGCGCGTGTCGATCCTCGTCATGGACTCCGGGAATCCGTATCGGTACGCCGAGGTCCGCGGAATCGCGACCATGATCGACGATCCGGAGGCGGATCTGATTCAGGAGCTTTCCCGCAAGTACACGGGCCGGCCGTGGGATGTCCACCCGGACGGCGAGCGGGTAATCGTGCGAATCACGCCGAAAAAGGTATTCGTGCGTTGA
- a CDS encoding winged helix-turn-helix transcriptional regulator has protein sequence MPREARPRECSIADTLDLVGERWSLLVIREISYGVRRFDGIVRHTGAPRDILTTRLRKLEAAGVIRREQYRDHPVRYEYHLTPAGAELFDVLLMLMKWGDRHLNSGDPPVRWHHSCGEVLDPVVVCRHCGGEARTGAHSPIGRGVATPERI, from the coding sequence GTGCCAAGGGAGGCTCGGCCGCGCGAGTGCTCCATTGCCGACACATTGGACCTGGTCGGCGAGCGGTGGAGTCTGCTGGTGATCCGCGAGATCAGCTACGGCGTGCGGCGCTTCGACGGCATCGTGCGCCACACCGGCGCTCCCCGGGACATCCTCACCACTCGCCTGCGCAAGCTAGAGGCCGCCGGGGTGATCCGGCGGGAACAGTACCGGGATCACCCGGTTCGCTACGAGTACCACCTGACGCCCGCGGGTGCCGAGCTGTTCGACGTCCTGCTGATGCTGATGAAGTGGGGCGACCGGCATCTCAACTCCGGTGACCCGCCGGTCCGGTGGCACCACTCCTGCGGGGAGGTCCTCGACCCCGTGGTGGTCTGCCGCCACTGCGGCGGCGAGGCCCGTACGGGTGCGCATTCCCCCATCGGCCGGGGCGTCGCCACCCCGGAGCGGATCTGA
- a CDS encoding crotonase/enoyl-CoA hydratase family protein, which yields MADEVLVSVDGGVGVITINRPQAKNAVNAAVARGIADAIDDLDARKDVSVLVLTGAGGTFSAGMDLKAFLAGELPMIEGRGFGGITEAPPKKPIIAAVEGYALAGGFELVLSCDLIVASEEAKFGLPEPKRGLVAAAGGVMRLPRRIPYHIAMEIALTGDFYPATRLHELGLVNRITPAGKALEEATELAKKIAANAPLALAATKKIMVESIDWSLDEMFAKQDEITGPVFTSKDAMEGAAAFAEKRAPVWKGE from the coding sequence ATGGCTGACGAGGTTCTGGTAAGCGTCGACGGCGGGGTCGGCGTCATCACCATCAACCGGCCGCAGGCCAAGAACGCGGTGAACGCCGCCGTGGCCCGCGGGATCGCCGACGCCATCGACGATCTGGACGCCCGCAAGGACGTGTCCGTGCTCGTCCTCACCGGGGCGGGAGGCACGTTCTCCGCGGGCATGGACCTGAAGGCCTTCCTCGCGGGCGAGCTGCCGATGATCGAGGGGCGCGGCTTCGGCGGCATCACCGAGGCCCCGCCGAAGAAGCCGATCATCGCCGCCGTCGAGGGGTACGCGCTCGCCGGTGGGTTCGAGCTGGTCCTCTCCTGCGACCTCATCGTCGCCTCCGAGGAGGCGAAGTTCGGCCTGCCGGAGCCCAAGCGCGGCCTGGTCGCGGCCGCCGGTGGGGTGATGCGTCTGCCGCGGCGTATCCCGTACCACATCGCGATGGAGATCGCCCTGACCGGTGACTTCTACCCGGCCACCCGGCTCCACGAGCTCGGGCTGGTCAACCGGATCACCCCGGCGGGCAAGGCGCTGGAGGAGGCGACCGAGCTCGCCAAGAAGATCGCGGCCAACGCCCCGCTCGCTCTCGCGGCGACCAAGAAGATCATGGTCGAGTCGATCGACTGGTCGCTCGACGAGATGTTCGCCAAGCAGGACGAGATCACCGGTCCGGTGTTCACCTCGAAGGACGCCATGGAAGGCGCGGCCGCCTTCGCCGAGAAGCGCGCGCCCGTCTGGAAGGGCGAGTAA
- a CDS encoding SDR family NAD(P)-dependent oxidoreductase, whose translation MDLNGAAAIVTGGASGLGEATARELARIGATVLVADINAERGKKIADEIGGVFAQTDVADEASVQAAVDAAVATGKPLRAVINCAGIGWAERTVNRDGSPHSLASYRKVIDVNLIGTFNFMRIGAAAMAKTDPVDSDNSRGVIINTSSVAGIEGQTGQVAYSASKGGIIGMTLPAARDLSVIGVRVLTICPGIIDTPIYGTIGSKDVEEFKARLLAPVAFPKRMGRPEEFAHLVRSLIENDYMNGEVIRFDAGIRFQPK comes from the coding sequence ATGGATCTGAACGGAGCAGCTGCGATCGTCACGGGCGGCGCGAGCGGCCTCGGTGAGGCCACCGCCCGTGAGCTGGCACGAATCGGCGCCACGGTGCTCGTCGCGGACATCAACGCGGAGCGGGGCAAGAAGATCGCCGACGAGATCGGCGGTGTGTTCGCGCAGACCGACGTGGCCGACGAGGCCTCGGTGCAGGCCGCGGTCGACGCCGCCGTCGCCACCGGCAAGCCGCTGCGCGCGGTGATCAACTGTGCGGGCATCGGCTGGGCCGAGCGGACCGTGAACCGGGACGGCTCGCCGCACAGCCTCGCCTCCTACCGCAAGGTGATCGACGTCAACCTGATCGGCACCTTCAACTTCATGCGGATCGGCGCGGCCGCCATGGCCAAGACCGACCCCGTGGACAGCGACAACTCCCGCGGTGTGATCATCAACACCTCGTCGGTCGCCGGCATCGAGGGCCAGACCGGCCAGGTCGCCTACTCCGCGTCCAAGGGCGGCATCATCGGTATGACCCTGCCGGCCGCCCGTGACCTGTCGGTCATCGGTGTCCGCGTGCTCACCATCTGCCCGGGCATCATCGACACCCCGATCTACGGCACCATCGGCAGCAAGGACGTCGAGGAGTTCAAGGCCCGGCTCCTCGCCCCGGTGGCGTTCCCGAAGCGCATGGGCCGCCCGGAGGAGTTCGCCCACCTCGTCCGGTCGCTCATCGAGAACGACTACATGAACGGCGAGGTCATCCGGTTCGACGCCGGTATCCGGTTCCAGCCCAAGTGA
- a CDS encoding PEP/pyruvate-binding domain-containing protein, with amino-acid sequence MRPWVIEAVRGLCAPLVDGRVVPEHVELARDGSVRRRRPARQAFAARFDPVRRAVVEEETAEPPHLDTERLDAVRVSVLRAAQVLGTPVDIEWSWHPATGLTILQARPITGRRSALGP; translated from the coding sequence GTGAGACCTTGGGTGATCGAGGCGGTGCGCGGCCTGTGCGCACCCCTGGTCGACGGCCGGGTGGTGCCCGAGCACGTGGAACTCGCCCGCGACGGCTCCGTGCGGAGACGCCGGCCCGCCCGCCAGGCCTTCGCGGCCAGGTTCGACCCGGTACGACGGGCGGTGGTCGAGGAGGAGACGGCTGAACCGCCCCATCTGGACACCGAGCGGCTCGACGCGGTCCGGGTGAGCGTGCTACGGGCCGCCCAGGTGCTCGGCACTCCGGTGGACATCGAGTGGAGCTGGCACCCGGCCACCGGGTTGACCATCCTGCAGGCCCGGCCGATCACCGGCCGCCGCAGCGCCCTGGGCCCCTGA
- a CDS encoding NAD-dependent protein deacetylase, translated as MADGLAAGGVGTAHARPCTVDPMGLLADLVADGEVVVLSGAGLSTESGIPDYRGVNGRLRRSQPMTYQTFIGSAAARRRYWARSHLGWRHMAEARPNAGHHAVAELQRRGLVAGIITQNVDGLHQAAGARDVIELHGSLSRVRCLGCGERTPREVLDRRLREANPGWTARAGAVNPDGDVELSDEEIAGFRVVDCASCGGVLKPDVVFFGENVPRDRVAACLELAERAGLLLVLGSSLAVMSGYRLVRHAADHGIPIAIINQGPTRGDAHALVTIDARLGSALPRLLARLDAAW; from the coding sequence GTGGCGGACGGACTCGCGGCCGGCGGCGTCGGCACGGCGCACGCGCGGCCGTGCACCGTCGATCCCATGGGGCTGCTCGCCGACCTCGTCGCGGACGGCGAGGTGGTCGTGCTGAGCGGGGCCGGCCTGTCCACCGAGTCCGGCATCCCGGACTACCGCGGGGTCAACGGCCGGCTGCGCCGGTCCCAGCCGATGACGTACCAGACGTTCATCGGCAGCGCGGCGGCCCGCCGGCGGTACTGGGCGCGCAGCCACCTCGGCTGGCGGCACATGGCCGAGGCCCGCCCCAACGCCGGCCACCACGCCGTGGCCGAGCTGCAGCGCCGCGGCCTGGTCGCCGGGATCATCACGCAGAACGTCGACGGCCTCCACCAGGCGGCCGGAGCCCGGGACGTCATCGAGCTCCACGGCAGCCTCAGCCGGGTGCGGTGCCTCGGCTGCGGTGAGCGCACCCCGCGGGAGGTGCTCGACCGGCGGCTCCGGGAGGCCAACCCCGGGTGGACCGCCCGGGCCGGCGCCGTCAACCCGGACGGGGACGTCGAGCTCTCCGACGAGGAGATCGCGGGCTTCCGGGTGGTGGACTGCGCGTCCTGCGGCGGGGTGCTCAAGCCCGACGTGGTGTTCTTCGGGGAGAACGTGCCCCGGGACCGGGTCGCGGCCTGTCTGGAGCTGGCCGAGCGCGCCGGGCTGCTGCTCGTCCTCGGCTCCTCGCTCGCGGTGATGTCCGGGTACCGGCTCGTACGGCACGCCGCCGATCACGGGATCCCCATCGCGATCATCAATCAGGGCCCGACCCGGGGCGACGCCCACGCCCTGGTCACCATCGACGCCCGGCTCGGCTCGGCGCTCCCCCGGTTGCTCGCCAGGCTCGACGCGGCCTGGTGA
- the rlmB gene encoding 23S rRNA (guanosine(2251)-2'-O)-methyltransferase RlmB — translation MARKTSGKPAKKQKGSGGKIRGSLEGRGPTPPAHMRHWYKERVRAAERQRKAAAAAQAPALARTPSRPFLEEGAEIIAGRNPVVEALRADIPARVLYVAYRIDTDDRVREAIKIAADRDIPMVEVSRDRLDQLTGGAVHQGIGLEIPPYEYAHPDDLVEAAHQAGEVPLIVALDGVTDPRNLGAIARSAAAFGAHGIVVPSRRSVGVTSGAWKTSAGTLATLPVARASNLTQTLKAYRKEGLFVVGLDGDAKEEIADNTLLTEPLVLVVGSEGKGLSRLVRETCDMLARIPMGERVESLNAGVAAGIALYEIARRRRQAVTQ, via the coding sequence ATGGCGCGAAAGACTTCAGGGAAGCCCGCGAAGAAGCAGAAGGGCTCCGGCGGCAAGATCAGGGGCTCCCTGGAGGGCCGTGGGCCGACGCCGCCCGCTCACATGCGGCACTGGTACAAGGAGCGGGTCCGGGCCGCCGAACGGCAACGCAAGGCCGCAGCCGCCGCTCAGGCGCCCGCCCTCGCCCGCACGCCGAGCCGTCCCTTCCTCGAGGAGGGGGCGGAGATCATCGCCGGCCGCAACCCGGTGGTCGAGGCGCTGCGCGCGGACATTCCGGCCCGCGTGCTGTACGTGGCCTACCGCATCGACACCGACGACCGGGTCCGTGAGGCGATCAAGATCGCGGCGGACCGGGACATCCCGATGGTCGAGGTCTCCCGGGACCGGCTCGACCAGCTCACCGGCGGCGCCGTGCACCAGGGCATCGGGCTCGAGATCCCGCCGTACGAGTACGCCCACCCGGACGACCTGGTGGAGGCGGCCCACCAGGCGGGCGAGGTGCCGCTGATCGTCGCGCTCGACGGCGTGACCGACCCCCGGAACCTCGGGGCGATCGCCCGCTCGGCGGCGGCCTTCGGGGCGCACGGGATCGTCGTGCCCTCCCGCCGGTCGGTCGGGGTCACCTCCGGGGCGTGGAAGACGTCCGCCGGCACCCTCGCCACTCTCCCGGTCGCCCGCGCCTCCAACCTCACCCAGACCCTCAAGGCGTACCGCAAGGAAGGCCTGTTCGTGGTCGGGCTGGACGGCGACGCCAAGGAGGAGATCGCGGACAACACGCTCCTCACCGAACCGCTCGTGCTGGTCGTCGGCTCGGAGGGCAAGGGCCTCTCCCGGCTGGTGCGCGAGACCTGCGACATGCTGGCCCGCATCCCCATGGGGGAGAGGGTCGAGTCGCTCAACGCCGGCGTGGCGGCCGGGATCGCGCTCTACGAGATCGCCCGGCGGCGTCGTCAAGCGGTGACACAGTGA
- the cysS gene encoding cysteine--tRNA ligase, translating into MSLHLYDTSTRTVREFVPINPGRVSIYLCGATVQAPPHIGHIRCGVAFDVLRRWLMRLGYDVTFCRNVTDLDDKIIKVAAEEGVPWFVVAERNQRLFTWAYDQLGCLPPTVEPRAMGHIPEMIELIKRLLDKGHAYVAGNDVYFDVRSFADRYGRLSNQRLEHMRPAGDTENESLKRDPRDFALWKGAKPGEPSWPTPWGRGRPGWHLECSAMATKYLGETFDIHGGGVDLIFPHHENEIAQSQAAGDGFARYWVHNGLLKVGGEKMSKSLGNSLLISEILRKVRPIELRYYLVAAHYRSELDYSEEALKEAAAAFRRIEGFVNRAAEMIHDVDAAAPLPQPFVDAMNDDLNVPQALAVVHEVVREGNIAISQVNKEQVARLLAETQNMLDVLGLDPRAEPWRSRNGSAMREVVDALVSIALEQRQAARARKDYATADAIRDRLAAAGIVVEDTPQGTRWELAR; encoded by the coding sequence GTGAGCCTGCACCTCTACGACACCAGCACGCGTACGGTCCGCGAATTCGTGCCGATCAACCCGGGACGGGTCTCGATATATCTGTGCGGCGCGACCGTTCAGGCTCCGCCGCACATCGGCCACATCCGGTGCGGCGTCGCCTTCGACGTGCTGCGCCGGTGGCTGATGCGGCTGGGGTACGACGTGACGTTCTGCCGGAACGTCACCGACCTCGACGACAAGATCATCAAGGTGGCCGCCGAGGAGGGGGTGCCCTGGTTCGTCGTCGCCGAACGGAACCAGCGCCTGTTCACCTGGGCGTACGACCAGCTCGGCTGCCTGCCGCCGACGGTCGAGCCGCGGGCGATGGGCCACATCCCGGAGATGATCGAGCTGATCAAGCGGCTCCTCGACAAGGGGCACGCGTACGTCGCAGGCAACGACGTCTACTTCGACGTGCGCTCCTTCGCCGACCGGTACGGCAGGCTCTCCAACCAGAGGCTGGAGCACATGCGGCCGGCCGGGGACACCGAGAACGAGTCGCTCAAGCGCGATCCCCGCGACTTCGCCCTGTGGAAGGGCGCCAAGCCGGGTGAGCCGAGCTGGCCGACGCCGTGGGGCCGGGGCCGCCCGGGCTGGCACCTCGAGTGCTCGGCCATGGCGACCAAGTACCTCGGCGAGACCTTCGACATCCACGGCGGCGGGGTTGACCTGATCTTCCCGCACCACGAGAACGAGATCGCCCAGTCGCAGGCGGCCGGTGACGGGTTCGCCCGCTACTGGGTGCACAACGGCCTGCTCAAGGTCGGCGGCGAGAAGATGAGCAAGTCGCTCGGCAACTCGCTGCTGATCTCCGAGATCCTCCGCAAGGTGCGGCCGATCGAGCTGCGGTACTACCTCGTCGCCGCCCACTACCGCTCGGAGCTCGACTACTCCGAGGAGGCGCTCAAGGAGGCCGCCGCGGCGTTCCGGCGGATCGAGGGGTTCGTGAACCGGGCGGCCGAGATGATCCACGACGTGGACGCGGCCGCGCCGCTCCCGCAGCCCTTCGTCGACGCGATGAACGACGACCTCAACGTGCCCCAGGCGCTCGCCGTGGTCCACGAGGTCGTCCGCGAGGGCAACATCGCGATCTCCCAGGTCAACAAGGAGCAGGTCGCCCGGCTGCTCGCCGAGACGCAGAACATGCTCGACGTGCTCGGCCTCGACCCGCGCGCCGAACCCTGGCGGTCGCGGAACGGCTCCGCGATGCGGGAGGTCGTGGACGCCCTGGTCTCCATCGCGCTCGAGCAGCGCCAGGCCGCCCGGGCGAGGAAGGACTACGCCACCGCGGACGCGATCCGCGACCGGCTCGCCGCCGCCGGCATCGTGGTGGAGGACACCCCGCAGGGCACGCGCTGGGAACTGGCACGCTAG
- a CDS encoding energy-coupling factor ABC transporter permease: MHVPDGFFNLPVSVGTGLVAAAGVAVSLRGARRELDDRTAPMAGLVAAFIFAAQMLNFPVAAGTSGHLLGGALAAILAGPYTAVLCLAVVLLVQAVFFADGGLTALGVNITLMAIVGSAVGWGVFRLVTRGRPRSRAVAVAGSFLAALVSVPVVALAFTLLFWLGGTAPIDVAAVAAAMGGVHVLIGIGEGLITALVVSAVLAVRPDLVYGARGLAGPLVLRTSEGEKVVTPEQPDAQPARTGLRPFLLGGGLVALLLAGVVSLFASSAPDGLERVAEDKGFDTVAQPHPLEDGPMADYAVKGVENEMLATGAAGVIGVGITVVAGGLIFTAARRRNRDKAAA, from the coding sequence ATGCACGTTCCAGACGGATTCTTCAACCTTCCCGTGTCCGTGGGCACCGGGCTGGTCGCGGCGGCCGGGGTGGCGGTGAGCCTCCGCGGCGCCCGGCGCGAGCTCGACGACCGGACCGCGCCGATGGCGGGCCTGGTGGCGGCGTTCATCTTCGCCGCGCAGATGCTCAACTTCCCGGTCGCCGCCGGGACGAGCGGGCACCTGCTGGGCGGGGCGCTCGCCGCGATACTCGCCGGGCCGTACACGGCCGTGTTATGTCTCGCCGTGGTCCTCCTCGTGCAGGCGGTCTTCTTCGCCGACGGCGGCCTGACCGCGCTCGGCGTCAACATCACCCTCATGGCCATCGTCGGATCCGCGGTGGGCTGGGGCGTCTTCCGGCTCGTCACCCGCGGCCGGCCGCGAAGCCGCGCCGTGGCGGTGGCCGGTTCGTTCCTCGCCGCGCTGGTCTCCGTGCCGGTGGTGGCGCTCGCGTTCACGCTGCTGTTCTGGCTGGGCGGCACCGCCCCGATCGACGTGGCGGCCGTGGCCGCCGCGATGGGCGGCGTCCACGTGCTGATCGGCATCGGCGAAGGCCTGATCACCGCGCTCGTGGTGAGCGCCGTGCTCGCGGTGCGGCCGGACCTGGTGTACGGCGCGCGCGGGCTGGCCGGCCCGCTGGTGCTGCGCACCTCCGAGGGGGAGAAGGTGGTCACCCCGGAGCAGCCCGACGCGCAGCCCGCCCGGACCGGCCTGCGCCCGTTCCTCCTCGGCGGCGGGCTGGTGGCGCTGCTGCTCGCCGGCGTGGTCTCCCTCTTCGCCTCCTCCGCCCCGGACGGCCTGGAGCGCGTGGCGGAGGACAAGGGCTTCGACACGGTGGCGCAGCCGCACCCGCTGGAGGACGGCCCCATGGCCGACTACGCGGTCAAGGGCGTGGAGAACGAGATGCTCGCCACCGGGGCGGCCGGGGTCATCGGGGTCGGGATCACGGTCGTGGCCGGCGGCCTGATCTTCACCGCGGCGCGGCGCCGGAACCGGGACAAGGCGGCGGCATGA
- a CDS encoding energy-coupling factor ABC transporter ATP-binding protein, whose amino-acid sequence MSGPAGERHAEGAERAAGAPPSLVVRDLAYAYPDGTQALFGVNFTIRRGERVALLGPNGAGKTTLVLHLNGILTPGHGTVEVAGIPVRKDTLREVRRRVGLVFQDPDDQLFMPTVREDVAFGPANLGVRGAELERRVRDALARVGMLDAIDRPPHHLSFGQRRRVAVATVLAMEPEILVLDEPSSNLDPASRRELAEILKSLDVTVLMVTHDLPYALELCERSLILSGGVIVADGPTAELLADADLLAAHRLELPYGFSVPAAQRSFTHPA is encoded by the coding sequence ATGAGCGGCCCGGCCGGTGAGCGGCACGCGGAGGGCGCGGAGCGCGCGGCGGGCGCGCCGCCCTCGCTCGTCGTACGCGACCTCGCCTACGCCTACCCGGACGGCACCCAGGCCCTGTTCGGGGTGAACTTCACGATCCGGCGCGGCGAGCGGGTCGCGCTGCTCGGCCCGAACGGGGCGGGCAAGACCACGCTCGTCCTCCACCTCAACGGCATCCTCACCCCCGGGCACGGGACGGTGGAGGTGGCCGGGATCCCGGTGCGCAAGGACACGCTCCGGGAGGTCCGCCGCCGGGTGGGCCTGGTCTTCCAGGACCCTGACGATCAGCTCTTCATGCCCACCGTGCGGGAGGACGTCGCCTTCGGCCCGGCGAACCTCGGGGTGCGCGGCGCCGAGCTGGAGCGGCGGGTGCGGGACGCGCTGGCCCGGGTCGGCATGCTCGACGCGATCGACCGGCCGCCGCACCACCTGTCGTTCGGGCAGCGGCGCCGGGTCGCGGTGGCGACCGTGCTCGCCATGGAGCCGGAGATCCTCGTGCTCGACGAGCCCTCGTCCAACCTCGACCCCGCCTCCCGCCGCGAGCTCGCCGAGATCCTGAAGAGCCTGGACGTCACCGTCCTGATGGTGACCCACGACCTGCCGTACGCGCTGGAGCTGTGCGAGCGGTCGCTCATCCTCTCCGGCGGGGTGATCGTCGCGGACGGGCCCACGGCCGAGCTGCTCGCCGACGCCGACCTGCTCGCCGCCCACCGGCTCGAGCTGCCGTACGGCTTCAGCGTCCCGGCGGCGCAGCGCTCGTTTACCCACCCCGCGTAG
- a CDS encoding glycosyltransferase family 2 protein yields MEAEGVGAVDVSVVVPAYGSRTSLDRCLTSLLVQRVRKEIIVVDDGASEEVRRLLRLYAVYHPGVVRVIQEPGPGLPGRMRNRGLDAARGRFVYFGDPEEELGPEVLGRMLAVADGQGADIVLRAAEGRAFPRAAAREALADGSVYDDLTCAKLFRRSMLERHRIRFDETLRIGEDMVFAVHAYCHAEVISAVAVGERGGPPSRREEPSGDPLAWLQMIRVPLAVLGRHVPPGPLRDRLLARHFRLDVLSQLGAPFLAAREEDREKIVAETADICAQWLTRGVLDLLSLTDRARVEALDDITHLVRLAEVEQARLTHRLTGLEWQGDRLLICGRVALDGIPGRPGLILRERASGREWRPGVTSVADLICAVIPARSLPAGVWDVHAVVECHGTRRTAPFGQVRDANVTVPRLRFAGRRVVGPFFTPDGRLGVDVGGHVIRVPGSVRLTRTEWVGRRLRVDGRVRVAKAPAAPAVRQLVWRERTSGLEVREPAAVTGPGTFSAQTCGFWPGVWDAYLELDVGGPPLRFPVKVDCPENLGRSLRWWRGPVRWTARPYATAVNRRLSTSVVVSSPRVVFRRLVRRIRRT; encoded by the coding sequence ATGGAGGCGGAGGGTGTCGGCGCGGTCGACGTCAGCGTGGTCGTGCCAGCGTACGGCTCCCGCACGTCTCTCGACCGCTGCCTGACCTCGCTGCTGGTGCAGCGCGTCCGCAAAGAGATCATCGTGGTCGATGACGGCGCGTCCGAGGAGGTCCGCCGTCTGCTCCGGCTCTACGCGGTGTACCACCCGGGCGTGGTCCGGGTGATCCAGGAGCCGGGCCCCGGGCTGCCGGGCCGGATGCGCAACCGGGGCCTGGACGCGGCGCGCGGCCGCTTCGTGTACTTCGGCGATCCCGAGGAGGAGCTCGGCCCCGAGGTGCTGGGCCGGATGCTCGCGGTGGCGGACGGGCAGGGCGCCGACATCGTGCTCCGGGCGGCCGAGGGCCGGGCGTTCCCGCGGGCCGCCGCCCGGGAGGCGTTAGCGGACGGCTCGGTCTACGACGACCTCACCTGCGCCAAGCTGTTCCGGCGGTCGATGCTCGAACGGCATCGCATCCGCTTCGACGAGACCCTCCGGATCGGCGAGGACATGGTCTTCGCCGTCCACGCGTACTGCCACGCCGAGGTGATCTCGGCGGTGGCGGTGGGGGAGCGCGGCGGCCCGCCGTCCCGCCGCGAGGAGCCGTCCGGGGACCCGCTCGCCTGGCTGCAGATGATCCGTGTCCCGCTCGCGGTGCTGGGGCGGCACGTCCCGCCCGGCCCGCTCCGCGACCGCCTGCTGGCGCGGCACTTCCGGCTGGACGTCCTCTCCCAGCTCGGCGCCCCGTTCCTGGCGGCCCGGGAGGAGGACCGGGAGAAGATCGTCGCCGAGACGGCGGACATCTGCGCGCAGTGGCTGACCCGGGGCGTGCTGGACCTGCTGAGCCTCACCGACCGGGCCCGGGTCGAGGCGCTCGACGACATCACGCACCTGGTACGGCTGGCCGAGGTGGAGCAGGCGCGGCTCACCCACCGGCTGACGGGCCTGGAGTGGCAGGGCGACCGGTTGCTGATCTGCGGGCGGGTCGCGCTCGACGGCATTCCGGGCCGGCCGGGGCTGATCCTGCGGGAGCGGGCCTCCGGCCGGGAGTGGCGGCCGGGGGTGACGAGCGTCGCGGACCTGATCTGCGCGGTGATCCCGGCGCGGTCGCTCCCCGCTGGGGTGTGGGACGTGCACGCGGTGGTCGAGTGCCACGGCACCCGCCGCACCGCCCCGTTCGGGCAGGTGCGCGACGCGAACGTGACTGTGCCGCGCCTGCGGTTCGCCGGCCGCCGGGTGGTGGGGCCGTTCTTCACCCCGGACGGCCGCCTGGGGGTGGACGTCGGCGGGCACGTGATCCGGGTCCCGGGTTCGGTACGGCTCACGCGCACGGAGTGGGTCGGCCGGCGGTTGCGGGTGGACGGCCGGGTGCGGGTGGCCAAGGCCCCGGCCGCGCCGGCGGTGCGGCAGCTCGTGTGGCGGGAGCGGACCTCCGGGCTGGAGGTGCGCGAGCCGGCCGCGGTGACCGGGCCGGGGACGTTTAGCGCGCAGACGTGCGGGTTCTGGCCCGGGGTGTGGGACGCCTACCTGGAGCTCGACGTGGGCGGCCCGCCGCTGCGCTTCCCGGTGAAGGTGGACTGCCCGGAGAACCTGGGCCGATCTTTGCGCTGGTGGCGTGGGCCGGTGCGGTGGACGGCCCGGCCGTACGCGACGGCGGTGAACCGGCGGCTCAGCACCTCGGTGGTGGTGTCCTCCCCGCGGGTGGTGTTCCGCAGGCTGGTCCGCCGGATCCGCCGGACCTAA